CTTCTGGAAAGCAGGCCGGGCCTCGCAGCGGGCAAGATAGGCCGCAAGTTTCGGCTGACCCGCCACCAGATCGGTATGCCGCAGGATCCGCAGGACGGTCGCCATCAACAGGTCGCCCGCCGAGAAACTGCCTTCCAGATAATCCTTGTCGCCCAGCCGGTCGGCGACCGCGGCAAGGCGGCGTTCGATCATCGTCACCACCTCGGGGCGGCGTTCCTTGGCCCACGCTTCGTTCGGATAGAACAGGTCGATGGTCGCCAGCTGCTGCACCACGCCTTCCACCGAATTGAGGGCGGCAAACATCCAGCTGATCGCCTTGATCCGCGCTTTCGGGTCCTTCGGCAGCAGGGTTTCCGACTGTTCGGCGATATTCAGGACAATGGCGCCGGATTCGAAAAGGTCGACACCATCCTCGATATAGACCGGCACCTGCGCGAAGGGCTGCAGGGCGCGGTATTCCGGTGATTCCTTCTCTTCATGGCTGATCAGGCGAACATCATAGGGAAGACCGGCCTCCTCAAGCGCCCAACGCACGCGCAG
The Gimibacter soli DNA segment above includes these coding regions:
- a CDS encoding glutathione S-transferase family protein, which gives rise to MTKRTVTAFKWVPPFAKGLVRDLRVRWALEEAGLPYDVRLISHEEKESPEYRALQPFAQVPVYIEDGVDLFESGAIVLNIAEQSETLLPKDPKARIKAISWMFAALNSVEGVVQQLATIDLFYPNEAWAKERRPEVVTMIERRLAAVADRLGDKDYLEGSFSAGDLLMATVLRILRHTDLVAGQPKLAAYLARCEARPAFQKALAGQLADLDEEAA